A genomic window from Zalophus californianus isolate mZalCal1 chromosome 13, mZalCal1.pri.v2, whole genome shotgun sequence includes:
- the LOC113934179 gene encoding olfactory receptor 1L1, with the protein MGRNNLTRPSEFILLGLSSRSEHQKPLFAVFLPIYLITVVGNLLIILAIHSDTHLQTPMYFFLGILSFVDICYVTVIIPKMLVNFLSETKAISYGECLTQMYFFLAFGNIDSFLLAAMAIDRYVAICNPLHYSTIMNHRCCVLLLILSFCIPYLHSLLHIILTNRLIFCASNVIHHFFCDDQSVLKLSCSSHFVKEITVMTEGLAVIMTPFSCIIISYLRILTTVLKIPSAAWKHKAFSTCGSHLTVVTLFYGSISYVYFQPLSNYTVKDRIATIIYTILTPMLNPFIYSLRNKDMKQGLTKLMHRVKCH; encoded by the coding sequence ATGGGAAGAAATAATCTAACAAGACCCTCTGAATTCATCCTCCTGGGACTTTCTTCTCGATCTGAACATCAGAAGCCACTCTTTGCTGTGTTTCTCCCCATCTACCTCATCACAGTGGTAGGAAACCTGCTCATCATCCTAGCCATCCACTCAGACACTCACCTCCAGACACCCATGTACTTTTTCTTGGGCATCCTGTCCTTTGTTGACATTTGCTATGTGACAGTCATTATTCCCAAGATGCTGGTGAACTTCTTATCAGAGACAAAGGCCATCTCTTATGGTGAATGTCTGACCCAGATGTACTTCTTCCTAGCCTTTGGAAACATAGACAGCTTCCTCCTGGCAGCCATGGCCATTGACCGCTATGTAGCCATATGTAATCCCCTTCACTATAGCACCATCATGAACCACAGATGCTGTGTCCTGCTTCTGATCCTCTCCTTCTGCATTCCATACCTCCACTCCCTCCTGCACATTATCCTAACCAATCGACTCATCTTCTGTGCCTCCAATGTCATCCACCATTTTTTCTGTGATGACCAGTCAGTGCTAAAATTGTCCTGTTCCTCCCATTTTGTCAAAGAAATCACGGTAATGACAGAAGGGTTGGCTGTCATAATGACACCCTTTTCATGCATCATCATCTCTTATTTGAGAATCCTTACCACTGTTCTGAAGATTCCTTCAGCTGCCTGGAAACACAAAGCATTTTCCACCTGTGGCTCTCATCTCACAGTGGTGACCCTGTTTTATGGAAGCATTAGCTATGTCTATTTCCAGCCCCTGTCCAACTACACTGTCAAAGATCGAATAGCAACAATCATCTACACCATACTGACTCCCATGCTAAACCCATTTATCTATAGTCTGAGGAACAAAGACATGAAGCAGGGCTTGACAAAGCTGATGCACCGGGTAAAATGCCATTAA